A window of Glycine soja cultivar W05 chromosome 2, ASM419377v2, whole genome shotgun sequence genomic DNA:
TCAACATGTTTTACGCTTTGAATTCTTAAATTTCTTTCGGTAATTCTTGTCAAATATCATACTGAATGTAAATCTTCCTTAGACTATATTAATATTAGGAGAATCATTGATATCTTCAAAATTTTAGATCATTTTACCTTTATAAGTTGACTccacttcattttttaaaaccttcgCATCGTTTCACCTGAGTTGTCAATTACCAAAAACCAAAACTAAAGCTAGAAACATCTTGAATTCTTGATACATAAATTCCaaaatattaatcaaataataataataaaaaaaagtgcctCTGATCTGTGACTTAATTTACAAGACCACAGAAAATATACagaacaaacaacaacaataaggTAACATCTGGCATCATGTTATTTACAGCAACATAGGATAGGGCCAGATTAATAGATCTTATAGCATGGTTGATCCATTGTAGACTACAATTGCTTCACGAAGGCACCTAATCAATGCTTTCAAAGACCATCATAGTAACCACCAACGCTTATGTGAGCTCTGCTCATAGGAACACCTCTTGCTGCTGAAATTGCATCATTCAATTTGGTCGCATGCTGCACCACTTGCTTAATCCTCTGAAATCACAATCAAGGACTAGTTCAACATCCGACAacccattaaaaaaaacacaattggACTAAAACCAGTAAACTATTCAGTATTCCAAATTCCAATCATAGTAAAATTCCAACCTTACCACAAAATAAACAGACTTCTCTTTTCCATAACATTTCTGAAACACATAACACAATCCtataataaatcataaacaaaattttactattttaaccAAAGTTTTAAATTATGGTCACACTTTTGTCGCGATCTTTGATATTGCAACTTATTCCGCCACAATTTCAGTCGTGTTGTGGTTACGAATATTTCAAAGAACCAAAACTTACGTGCAATTTCATTAGTGCTTTTGATGTTACTCTCTAATTAGAATTGGAGTTTTACTATCTGTGAAATAAAggtttttattaaatgtttacaCACTAAGGTGAAACTTTAATTCTGATTGAGAAATTGCAtattaaacttcaaaaaccttgaTATTGCAGTCAAAATTTTGGTCGTAGACAGTGTCTAGAACATTggttttaacaattttataagcaacaaaccaaataaaaaaaatattgagggACTAGCTAACCTTGTCATCAGTATAGATCTGGAACCGAATCTTCTGATCCTGCTTTAGTTTGTTCCTCTGCTGGCTTCCAAAGAAGAGAACACAAATAGTAGCAGCAGCAACACCAAAAGAACAGATAGCTCCAACACCTGTCAAACTCCACTTCCACAAGTTGAAACCACTGTTGTTGTCTTCCTCCCAAGTGGACTCCTCTTCTTTGTCACACACATCCTTCTCAATAACCCTCCTTCTGGGAGAGGTGATGATCTCCATGGCCTCACCTTTGTCCTCAAATTTCAAGGAACCAGCAGCATCCATTGGAGCCAAGATTCCCCTTTTCATGTCCACAAACTCACTTTTCtccttgatcttgaagaaaaccTTCACTCTATCAGCTTCCACTGTCTCAAATTCCTTTGTGTTCTCTGATGGGGTAGCAATAGCCACTTCCATAGGACTACTCTTGATGATGTCTTTCACCAAAATATCTTCTGGGGCCTTCCCAATTTTTGGCTCCAATTGAATTGGCAAAGGGACTAGTTGAGTTCTCAcccttggtggtggtggtgatgagcAAAAGTAGTCCATGTCAAAGATGCCCTCGGAGTCCAATTTTCCAAAGGAATTCTGCTTTTGCTTTTGCTTCCCACCCTCTTCATTGAAATCAAGGTAGCCATCATCAGAGAGAAACTCCCACTCATCAATATCCATTAGTGTGGTTCAGGAGTGATCACAAGAAGCAACAAGGTTGGTTGATTGGTATGGTGTGtcaaatggaaagaaaaattgattACAAGTTGGAATTTTGAAAATTGGGTGTTGATTTATTGAATCAAAAGAAGGTGGCTTTGGGGGAATTTCAATTGAGAATTGAAAGAGCATGCCACCATGGATTTGTCCTGATGGAACTCATAGGCCATCATCAGCATATGACATGGTTTGAGTGCTTATCTTTGTTGAAGATGACAAATTTGAGTATGGTCCATGTGGGCCCCACCAAGGATAATTACCTAGATAGGATTCCTGGATATTTCTTTCCAATTTTCTACTGGATTATTAAACTCTATTATAAGTACACTCAAAAAAGAGTATTAAAGtacaccaaaaaaatgaaaccaaacTCTATTATATGCCTAAATAATAGTGGACGGTTTACTTTGGATAAAGCTCAGTTTTGATTCTGTGCGCAAAAACGAAGTAATAGCTAAATGACCAAGGTAATCAAATTAGGTTCtaccttttaattaattatttattgttatcaGCCGGTGATTTTGTATCGACAACAAGTAGAGAGGTGTTTTCACatgtgaagaaaaataaaaatttcttttgttgCTTTTGTTCTGACCAATAGAGATAGAAGGGGGGGAGAGAGATTGTCGGTTGCTTGTTGAAAAAGACataaagaaagtaaaagaaGGAAGGTAGAGTGAGACCTCAGCAATTGTCCATAAGTTTGAACTCTTTTCTagcatattaat
This region includes:
- the LOC114383592 gene encoding uncharacterized protein LOC114383592 encodes the protein MDIDEWEFLSDDGYLDFNEEGGKQKQKQNSFGKLDSEGIFDMDYFCSSPPPPRVRTQLVPLPIQLEPKIGKAPEDILVKDIIKSSPMEVAIATPSENTKEFETVEADRVKVFFKIKEKSEFVDMKRGILAPMDAAGSLKFEDKGEAMEIITSPRRRVIEKDVCDKEEESTWEEDNNSGFNLWKWSLTGVGAICSFGVAAATICVLFFGSQQRNKLKQDQKIRFQIYTDDKRIKQVVQHATKLNDAISAARGVPMSRAHISVGGYYDGL